The following coding sequences lie in one Thermosulfuriphilus ammonigenes genomic window:
- a CDS encoding IS630 family transposase: protein MDSSPPKVPKIDARKLPPKAQEALRFRAVHAVLEQGKTQEEVAQMLGIARTTVTYWLKLYRQGGEEALKIKPRGRPKGGKLLGWQAATICSIIRDRCPDQLKLPFSLWTREAVGQLIERKFGIRLSIWTVGRYLRRWNFTPQKPLKRAYERNPKEVKAWLEKEYPRIRKRAKEEGAEIWWGDETGIRSDHQAGRSWAPRGETPVVEVSGKRFRFNMISAINNRGKLKFMIFRERFTTEVFLEFLRRLIRSREKGRKIYLIVDNHRVHRAKRIKEWLKGKEDELELHYLPRYSPELNPDEYLNQDVKTNAVGRRRKRSMEEMEGNVRSYLMSTQRQPEIVRSYFRAPMVRYALD, encoded by the coding sequence ATGGACTCTAGCCCTCCAAAAGTTCCCAAAATAGACGCACGTAAACTTCCTCCCAAAGCTCAAGAAGCTTTGCGTTTTAGAGCCGTCCACGCCGTGTTGGAACAAGGAAAAACCCAGGAAGAAGTGGCCCAAATGTTGGGAATAGCCAGAACCACTGTGACTTACTGGCTAAAACTTTATCGCCAAGGTGGGGAGGAAGCCCTTAAAATCAAGCCTCGCGGACGTCCTAAGGGAGGAAAACTTTTGGGCTGGCAAGCAGCTACCATTTGTAGCATCATCCGGGACCGTTGTCCTGATCAGTTGAAGCTTCCCTTTTCCCTTTGGACCAGGGAGGCGGTGGGGCAACTGATAGAGAGGAAGTTTGGGATAAGGCTTTCGATATGGACGGTGGGCCGGTATTTGAGGCGATGGAATTTCACGCCGCAGAAGCCTTTGAAACGGGCCTATGAAAGAAATCCGAAGGAAGTAAAGGCCTGGCTTGAGAAGGAGTATCCCCGGATAAGGAAGAGGGCCAAGGAGGAAGGGGCAGAGATTTGGTGGGGAGATGAGACAGGGATCAGGTCAGATCATCAAGCGGGGAGGAGTTGGGCGCCGAGGGGAGAGACACCGGTGGTGGAGGTGAGCGGCAAGAGATTTCGATTCAATATGATTTCTGCCATCAACAACCGGGGGAAGCTTAAGTTTATGATTTTTAGGGAGAGATTTACGACAGAAGTTTTTCTTGAATTTTTAAGAAGGCTGATAAGATCACGAGAAAAGGGGCGGAAGATTTATCTTATAGTGGATAATCACCGTGTGCATCGGGCAAAGAGGATTAAGGAGTGGTTGAAGGGCAAAGAGGACGAGTTGGAACTGCATTATTTGCCGAGATACAGTCCGGAGCTTAATCCGGATGAGTATTTGAACCAGGATGTGAAGACGAATGCGGTGGGGAGGCGCCGGAAGCGGAGCATGGAGGAGATGGAGGGTAATGTACGCAGCTATCTTATGAGCACGCAGAGGCAGCCGGAGATAGTGAGGAGTTACTTTCGTGCTCCGATGGTAAGGTATGCCTTAGATTGA
- the lysS gene encoding lysine--tRNA ligase: protein MEESGVLQKRREKAEELERLGIPLYPNNFRAKDRAGAILEVFGDYKAEELEKVPGPFVLAGRLMARRDFGKACFGHIQDESGRIQIFVKRDEVGAENFKLFKKYIDIGDIIGVKGRLFRTKTGELTILVEEFSLVTKSLRPLPEKFHGLQDIELRYRQRYLDLIVNPRVREIFRRRTKIIRLIREYFASRGFLEVETPMMQPIPGGATARPFKTHHNALGVDLYLRIAPELYLKRLLVGGFERVFEINRNFRNEGISIQHNPEFTMLEFYQAYATYEDLMPLTEDLISYLAQEILGDTKITYQGEIIDLTPPWPRLAFKEALLKIGQVPEEVLKDRKTVIAFAREREIKLDEREPLLGKLWAKLFDALVEPKLIQPTFVTHFPVDISPLARRNEADPTVTDRFELFIAGREIANAFSELNDPRDQRERFLEQIKKGRHDEEIHPEMDEDFVRALEYGMPPAAGEGIGIDRLVMLFTDSPSIREVILFPQLRPEKKG, encoded by the coding sequence GTGGAAGAAAGTGGGGTTTTACAGAAGAGGAGAGAGAAGGCTGAAGAGCTTGAACGTTTGGGAATCCCCCTTTATCCAAATAATTTCCGGGCTAAAGACCGAGCGGGGGCCATTCTGGAGGTTTTTGGAGACTATAAGGCTGAAGAGCTAGAGAAGGTCCCTGGTCCCTTCGTTTTGGCTGGTCGACTTATGGCCCGCCGAGATTTTGGTAAGGCCTGCTTCGGTCATATTCAGGATGAAAGTGGTCGGATCCAAATCTTTGTTAAGAGAGATGAAGTAGGGGCCGAAAACTTTAAGCTTTTTAAGAAATATATAGATATCGGGGATATAATTGGTGTTAAGGGTCGACTTTTCCGAACTAAGACGGGTGAGCTGACGATTTTGGTAGAGGAATTTTCTCTGGTTACCAAAAGCCTCCGTCCTTTGCCTGAGAAGTTCCACGGCCTCCAGGATATAGAGCTTCGCTATCGCCAACGGTATCTGGATCTTATCGTTAACCCCCGGGTCCGGGAGATCTTCCGCCGACGAACCAAGATTATTCGCCTCATCAGGGAGTACTTTGCCTCTCGAGGATTCCTGGAAGTGGAGACTCCAATGATGCAACCCATCCCCGGCGGGGCTACGGCCCGGCCCTTTAAGACCCACCACAATGCCCTGGGGGTAGATCTTTATCTGCGTATCGCCCCGGAGCTTTATCTTAAGCGCCTTCTGGTGGGAGGGTTCGAGCGAGTCTTTGAGATAAATCGCAATTTTCGCAACGAGGGGATTTCCATCCAGCATAATCCCGAATTTACCATGTTAGAGTTTTATCAAGCCTATGCCACCTACGAGGACCTCATGCCGCTTACCGAGGACCTCATCAGTTATTTGGCCCAGGAGATCCTCGGAGATACCAAAATCACCTATCAGGGTGAGATTATAGACCTTACTCCCCCCTGGCCCCGACTGGCTTTTAAAGAGGCTCTCTTGAAGATCGGGCAGGTGCCAGAGGAAGTTCTTAAGGATCGGAAGACGGTTATCGCCTTTGCCCGGGAACGAGAAATAAAACTTGATGAACGAGAGCCCCTGCTTGGCAAACTCTGGGCCAAGCTCTTTGATGCCCTAGTGGAGCCTAAGCTTATTCAGCCTACCTTTGTCACCCATTTCCCGGTGGATATCTCGCCTCTTGCCCGACGTAATGAGGCTGATCCAACGGTTACTGATCGCTTTGAGCTTTTTATCGCCGGGCGAGAGATCGCCAATGCCTTCTCCGAGCTTAACGACCCTCGAGATCAGCGGGAACGTTTCCTTGAGCAGATCAAAAAAGGACGCCACGACGAGGAAATTCACCCCGAAATGGATGAAGACTTCGTCCGGGCCCTAGAGTACGGTATGCCTCCCGCAGCCGGCGAGGGAATAGGAATTGATCGTCTGGTGATGCTTTTTACCGATAGCCCATCTATTCGAGAGGTGATCCTCTTCCCTCAGCTTCGTCCTGAAAAGAAAGGATAG